One Sphingomonas sp. SUN039 genomic window carries:
- a CDS encoding SDR family NAD(P)-dependent oxidoreductase, which produces MTNADGLKGKVALITGAARGIGMAAAIRLARDGADIVALDLAGSPWNELHDEVAQAGRNLLACEGDVADEVTWEETMARVRAQFGRIDILFNNAGISGPACPLQDYPLDEFDRVMRVNCRGVFLGMKFGAEAMRGGSGSIINMSSVSGIGGGRSLFAYNASKHAVIGMTKVGAVELAEHGIRVNAICPAMTETAMMLDLEIGKNTDEIAALRGHFNAMIPLGRYAAPAEIASVVSFLASDAASFVNGAAIPVDGGLKAQ; this is translated from the coding sequence ATGACGAACGCTGACGGACTCAAGGGCAAGGTGGCACTGATCACCGGCGCTGCGCGCGGGATCGGCATGGCCGCAGCGATCCGTCTCGCCCGCGACGGTGCCGATATCGTTGCGCTCGATCTGGCAGGATCGCCCTGGAACGAGCTGCACGACGAAGTGGCGCAGGCCGGTCGCAACCTCCTTGCGTGCGAAGGCGATGTCGCGGACGAAGTGACATGGGAAGAAACCATGGCGCGGGTCCGCGCTCAGTTCGGACGGATCGACATCCTGTTCAACAATGCGGGCATTTCCGGCCCGGCGTGCCCGCTGCAGGACTATCCTCTGGACGAATTCGATCGGGTCATGCGAGTCAACTGCCGGGGCGTGTTTCTCGGCATGAAATTCGGTGCCGAAGCCATGCGCGGTGGCAGCGGCTCGATCATCAATATGTCATCGGTGTCGGGCATCGGCGGCGGGCGCTCGCTGTTTGCCTATAACGCCAGCAAGCACGCGGTGATCGGGATGACCAAGGTCGGCGCGGTCGAACTGGCCGAACACGGCATCCGGGTGAACGCCATCTGTCCGGCGATGACCGAAACCGCGATGATGCTCGATCTCGAAATCGGCAAGAACACCGACGAGATTGCCGCGTTGCGGGGACATTTCAACGCGATGATTCCTCTAGGGCGTTACGCTGCTCCTGCGGAAATCGCGTCGGTCGTTTCGTTTTTGGCGAGCGATGCGGCGTCGTTCGTCAACGGCGCGGCAATTCCGGTCGATGGTGGGCTCAAGGCGCAATAG
- a CDS encoding dienelactone hydrolase → MAYVTTPTVHAGQVGEAPELGRTGAFRIGTAVAHYTMPGRSRITSWGAVTGNLQVADRTLPVRIWYPADAATGGAPVHYDHVMKFPGKPPLSLVSQGIAIAGAAPLKGKKFPLVIMSHGYGGWSTQFSNLAEHIASHGYVVASIDHEDMPVEGVSSFLLSFGNVLVDRTLDQRQILAQMLANARDRKSPWLDLVDPQNIGLIGYSMGGYGALATAGASYSFDGDPMAKIPGAAKSQLREATSQPAPIKALVTVSPWGGQPDSRAWNADGLSKIKMPVLMLVGNQDDVVNFKDGVSWLFRNLTGTERHMLVYREARHNIIGNEFRLNPDTQWNAYEFLTEPVWRSERLNAINQHFVTAFLDLTLKGDASKRAYLDVPTVDANAGEWPLSFAEQLNGTMAGAEQPKYWRGFQRRWAAGLEMHRAVAGRPGN, encoded by the coding sequence TTGGCCTATGTCACGACACCGACGGTCCATGCGGGCCAGGTCGGCGAAGCCCCCGAACTCGGCCGGACGGGAGCGTTCCGCATCGGCACGGCGGTGGCGCACTATACGATGCCGGGCCGCAGCCGCATCACTAGCTGGGGGGCAGTGACCGGCAATCTGCAAGTCGCCGACCGCACCCTGCCTGTCCGCATCTGGTATCCGGCCGACGCCGCTACGGGCGGGGCACCGGTCCATTATGACCATGTCATGAAATTTCCGGGCAAGCCGCCGCTGTCGCTGGTCAGCCAGGGCATTGCCATTGCCGGTGCCGCGCCGCTGAAGGGCAAGAAATTTCCGCTTGTGATCATGTCGCACGGCTATGGCGGATGGAGCACGCAATTCAGCAATCTCGCCGAACACATTGCGTCGCACGGCTATGTCGTCGCGTCGATCGACCATGAGGACATGCCCGTCGAAGGCGTCAGCTCTTTCCTGCTCTCGTTCGGCAATGTGCTGGTCGACCGCACGCTCGACCAGCGCCAGATACTCGCCCAGATGTTGGCCAATGCGCGCGACCGGAAATCGCCATGGCTCGATCTGGTCGATCCGCAGAATATCGGGCTCATCGGGTATTCGATGGGGGGCTATGGCGCGCTGGCGACCGCAGGTGCGTCCTATAGCTTCGACGGCGACCCGATGGCGAAAATCCCCGGGGCGGCGAAGAGCCAGTTGCGCGAAGCCACCAGCCAACCGGCACCGATCAAGGCGCTTGTCACGGTTTCGCCCTGGGGCGGCCAGCCTGACAGCCGCGCGTGGAACGCAGATGGGCTGTCGAAGATCAAAATGCCTGTCCTGATGCTGGTCGGCAATCAGGACGATGTCGTCAATTTCAAGGACGGCGTGTCATGGCTGTTCCGCAACCTGACTGGCACCGAGCGCCACATGCTGGTCTATCGCGAAGCGCGGCACAACATCATCGGGAACGAATTCCGGCTGAACCCGGACACGCAGTGGAACGCCTATGAATTCCTGACCGAGCCGGTGTGGCGCAGTGAGCGGCTGAACGCGATCAACCAGCATTTCGTGACCGCGTTCCTCGACCTGACGCTGAAGGGTGACGCGTCAAAGCGCGCCTATCTCGATGTGCCGACCGTCGATGCCAACGCGGGCGAATGGCCGCTGTCGTTCGCCGAACAGCTCAACGGGACGATGGCCGGGGCCGAGCAACCGAAATACTGGCGCGGGTTCCAGCGTCGCTGGGCAGCGGGCCTCGAAATGCACCGGGCAGTCGCGGGGCGGCCGGGCAACTAA
- a CDS encoding TetR/AcrR family transcriptional regulator, which translates to MSITEVAKKTTRRLDPAVRKHMILDKAAILVAAEGISAVTMERVGREAGVSKPLVYAYFQNVTTLLQELLVRDQRRLWELQAIAVSEAKTFDELIRFTTRTYLKHAEKNGMHIQRLMGEPSITAAFQALERESRQRVVDRLATEMVHNFNVPRDVAILTTEVSMGLTGAAGELVSQGVVGRRKIEEIVFCLFKGSLVALEEKYGKADLSSAA; encoded by the coding sequence ATGTCGATAACCGAGGTTGCCAAGAAAACGACGCGCCGTCTCGATCCGGCAGTCCGCAAACACATGATTCTCGATAAGGCGGCCATTCTCGTCGCCGCCGAAGGCATTTCGGCGGTGACCATGGAGCGGGTCGGGCGTGAGGCGGGGGTCAGCAAGCCGCTGGTATATGCCTATTTCCAGAACGTCACTACGCTGCTCCAGGAGTTGCTGGTGCGCGACCAGCGACGCCTGTGGGAGTTGCAGGCGATTGCGGTCAGCGAGGCCAAGACATTCGACGAACTGATCCGCTTCACCACGCGTACCTACCTCAAACATGCCGAGAAGAACGGCATGCATATTCAACGGCTAATGGGCGAACCTTCGATAACCGCCGCGTTTCAGGCACTCGAACGCGAAAGCCGTCAGCGCGTCGTCGACCGGCTGGCGACAGAAATGGTGCACAATTTCAATGTGCCGCGCGACGTGGCGATCCTGACGACCGAGGTATCGATGGGCCTGACGGGCGCAGCGGGGGAACTGGTAAGCCAGGGCGTCGTCGGTCGCCGCAAGATCGAGGAGATCGTATTCTGCCTGTTCAAGGGCAGTCTCGTCGCGCTGGAGGAGAAATACGGGAAAGCGGACCTGTCCTCCGCGGCCTGA
- a CDS encoding VOC family protein, whose protein sequence is MIKGIHHVTLVVCDLDAAQRYYGAIAGMKPLPGAGAAALAVVDRQIGGMGFDHCLLAGRNGYLLLVAPHWTAGAPAPVANPINRPGIRHFCVQNHDVAPLATAVAAQGGSLIAAPLDLGTGNQYAYARDPEDNIMEIEGLPYAPVGEPTWLAHVALVTRDMDAAVTFYSALFATEPNSRGRFGPGPQLDRMGGLVDAQLEGAWLPAGNLQLELWQFHTPTSPTEPARHPFDSGYGRLCLESDDLDADAARLVALGGALLTESLESDRLRAILGSDPEGNLIEIVELRTAGAALAIAALADPDICARVEAGR, encoded by the coding sequence ATGATCAAGGGCATCCACCATGTGACGCTCGTCGTCTGCGACCTAGACGCGGCGCAGCGCTATTATGGGGCAATCGCGGGCATGAAGCCGCTGCCCGGAGCCGGTGCGGCAGCGCTGGCAGTCGTCGATCGCCAAATCGGCGGGATGGGCTTCGATCATTGCCTGCTGGCGGGGCGCAATGGCTATCTCTTGCTGGTCGCGCCGCACTGGACGGCCGGCGCGCCTGCACCCGTCGCCAACCCGATCAACCGCCCGGGCATCCGCCATTTCTGCGTGCAGAACCACGATGTCGCGCCGCTCGCCACCGCCGTTGCCGCGCAGGGCGGCAGCCTGATCGCTGCTCCCCTCGATCTCGGCACCGGCAACCAATATGCCTATGCACGCGATCCCGAAGACAACATCATGGAGATCGAGGGGCTGCCCTATGCCCCGGTCGGTGAGCCGACATGGCTGGCGCATGTGGCGCTGGTGACGCGCGATATGGACGCGGCAGTCACATTTTACAGCGCCCTGTTTGCAACAGAACCCAACAGCCGGGGCCGGTTCGGGCCGGGGCCGCAGCTCGACCGGATGGGCGGGCTGGTCGATGCGCAGCTCGAGGGTGCATGGTTGCCGGCGGGCAATCTGCAGCTCGAACTCTGGCAGTTTCATACACCGACGAGTCCGACGGAACCGGCGCGCCATCCTTTCGACTCCGGCTACGGTCGCCTATGTCTCGAAAGCGACGATCTCGACGCGGACGCGGCGCGGCTGGTCGCGCTTGGCGGAGCGCTGTTGACCGAGAGTCTGGAAAGCGACCGGCTCCGTGCGATTCTCGGCAGCGATCCCGAGGGTAACCTCATCGAGATCGTCGAGCTGCGGACGGCGGGTGCGGCGTTGGCAATCGCAGCATTGGCGGACCCCGACATCTGCGCCCGGGTCGAAGCCGGCCGGTGA
- a CDS encoding TonB-dependent receptor encodes MKSLKKSIWLSSVMAVALPFAPAHAQAAPAAEGAAPNDIIVTARKTRETLQDAPLAVSVVTGEFIERTGIVQLADAVRFVPGISISPLNTSRATGTKVRGISTFSFSDGFESSVSTVVDGVVLGREAQGFTDFLDIKSIELIKGPQGTLFGKNASAGVINIQTNNPEFDFGGSVEASYGSFNETKLRGTVTGPVAGDKVAFRLTGTYNRRDGVLTNAIAGQPDLNNRDTYALRGKLLFQPTDALTVVLTGDIGRGQNRCCQPTYRVAGPASGAIPFATNTGVLQLRDALTALNIVPGPENRRVGVRGDRIFEGTKFGGVALNLDYDFGPASLTSITAWRKWSIDEFNEADGVSNSNLNSRNGTTVATEQFTQELRLNGKIGSSIDYVAGLFYFHQDLEAKGRVDIEFGLPFAPFFNVRTLADRTVATNSYAVFGEATFNLSPKASIVIGGRYTHDSLLATYNRRSIAINPAAPFAAFFGTDLVGIQPFKNDNFSGRIIGRYFWTDDVMTYVSWSRGYKGPGIDVAESVNAAAVLTPGGLPVLKPEIPTLWEAGIRTQLFDKALTTNITLYSQDLENLQTITQTAVGAALNIGIDLLKSKGIEAEVILRPKALPGLTLSGSYTLNDVTIAKFTANPALNGKRFRDNAHDFYSIVGDYRTKFGSSDFEGFLRAEWSWQSGKNTDLNGAPYADVAAYGLLNLRAGLNGPGNRYGITFSVENATDQVYAHYILGSSYRQLDGTSATQFIGDPRTWKVTLRGKF; translated from the coding sequence ATGAAATCGCTCAAAAAAAGCATCTGGTTGTCGTCGGTCATGGCAGTCGCCTTGCCGTTCGCACCCGCCCACGCGCAGGCTGCACCTGCAGCCGAGGGGGCCGCGCCGAACGACATCATCGTCACCGCGCGCAAAACCCGCGAAACGCTGCAGGATGCGCCGCTTGCCGTGTCGGTCGTCACCGGCGAATTCATCGAGCGCACCGGCATCGTGCAGCTTGCCGATGCCGTCCGCTTCGTGCCCGGTATCAGCATTTCGCCGCTCAACACATCGCGTGCGACCGGCACCAAGGTGCGCGGCATTTCCACCTTCAGCTTCAGCGATGGTTTCGAATCGAGTGTATCGACCGTGGTCGACGGGGTCGTCCTCGGCCGCGAGGCACAAGGGTTTACCGACTTTCTCGACATCAAATCGATCGAACTGATCAAGGGGCCGCAGGGCACGTTGTTCGGCAAGAACGCATCGGCAGGCGTCATCAACATCCAGACCAACAATCCCGAATTCGATTTCGGCGGCAGCGTCGAAGCGAGCTATGGCAGCTTCAACGAAACCAAGCTGCGTGGGACAGTGACCGGTCCGGTGGCAGGCGACAAGGTCGCGTTCCGCCTAACGGGTACCTATAACCGTCGCGACGGCGTGCTGACCAACGCGATTGCCGGCCAGCCCGACCTCAATAATCGTGACACTTACGCCCTGCGCGGCAAGCTGCTGTTCCAGCCGACCGATGCGCTCACCGTCGTCCTGACCGGCGATATCGGGCGCGGGCAGAACCGTTGCTGCCAGCCGACCTACCGGGTTGCGGGCCCCGCCTCGGGTGCTATCCCCTTCGCGACCAACACCGGTGTGCTGCAACTGCGCGACGCGCTTACGGCGCTCAACATCGTTCCCGGACCGGAGAATCGACGAGTGGGCGTCCGGGGCGACCGGATTTTCGAAGGCACGAAGTTCGGCGGGGTCGCGCTCAACCTGGACTATGATTTCGGCCCGGCATCGCTGACCTCGATCACCGCATGGCGCAAATGGAGCATCGACGAGTTCAACGAGGCTGATGGCGTTTCCAACTCGAACCTCAACAGCCGTAACGGCACCACGGTTGCGACCGAGCAATTCACGCAGGAATTGCGCCTGAACGGCAAGATCGGCTCGTCGATCGATTATGTCGCTGGCCTGTTCTATTTCCATCAGGATCTGGAAGCGAAAGGCCGCGTCGATATTGAATTCGGCTTGCCCTTCGCCCCATTCTTCAACGTCCGGACGCTTGCCGACCGTACGGTGGCGACGAACAGCTATGCGGTGTTCGGCGAGGCGACGTTCAACCTGTCGCCCAAAGCCTCGATCGTGATCGGCGGGCGCTACACGCATGACTCGCTGCTCGCGACCTACAATCGCCGGTCGATCGCGATCAATCCGGCGGCCCCGTTTGCGGCGTTCTTCGGCACCGACCTGGTCGGTATCCAGCCCTTCAAAAACGATAATTTCTCGGGCCGCATTATCGGGCGCTATTTCTGGACCGACGATGTGATGACCTATGTGTCGTGGTCGCGCGGCTACAAGGGGCCGGGCATCGATGTGGCTGAAAGCGTCAACGCAGCCGCTGTGCTGACGCCGGGCGGTCTGCCGGTGCTCAAGCCCGAAATCCCGACCTTGTGGGAAGCCGGGATCAGAACGCAGTTGTTCGACAAGGCGCTGACGACCAACATCACGCTGTACAGCCAGGATCTGGAGAATCTCCAGACGATCACGCAGACGGCGGTCGGCGCGGCGCTCAACATCGGTATCGACCTGTTGAAGTCGAAGGGGATCGAGGCCGAGGTTATCCTGCGGCCAAAGGCGTTGCCAGGCCTGACGCTCAGCGGTTCCTATACGCTGAACGACGTGACCATCGCGAAGTTCACCGCGAACCCGGCACTCAACGGCAAGCGCTTCCGCGACAACGCGCATGACTTCTATTCGATCGTCGGCGACTATCGCACCAAGTTCGGCAGCTCCGATTTCGAGGGCTTCCTGCGTGCCGAGTGGAGCTGGCAATCGGGCAAGAACACCGACCTGAACGGTGCGCCCTACGCCGATGTCGCGGCCTATGGCTTGCTCAACCTGCGCGCCGGACTCAATGGCCCGGGCAACCGGTACGGCATCACCTTCTCGGTCGAGAATGCGACCGATCAGGTTTACGCCCATTACATCCTCGGCAGCTCGTATCGCCAGCTCGACGGGACGTCGGCGACGCAGTTCATCGGCGATCCGCGGACGTGGAAGGTCACGTTGCGCGGCAAGTTCTGA